GGGCGATAGTGTGCTGACGGCCGAGGGTTTCTTTCATGTCAGACGCTCTGATCTTGTCGACCTCACCCTCAGGCTCATCCTTGGTGGTGTCGTAGTAGGACACACGGCGCTGAGGCCGGTGTAGATCATCGCTTTGCCTCCCTCGAAGGCGAGGCCGACGACCCCCATGGCGTTGCCGATCAAGAGGCTCTGTAGTTGACGGGTCTCTTCGGCGGCTTGGTCCTTGGCGTTCCCCCAGGCTTCTCTGGCTGTCAGTTCGAAGCCTCGGACGTTGCCGAGAGCGCCGAAGATGTCGTCCAGCCGGGTCGGGTCATTGGACTTGATCATCTGGGGGACGGCTTCGTCGACCAGGCGGGTGGTGAGGCGGTCCATCCCTGCGTGGAAGGGAATCTGGTTGGCCAGGTTGTTGGTGAAGGTCTTCAGGAAACGGTAAGTGTCTTCGGGGCTGAGGCGGAAAGCGGGCTTCAGGCCGGGGAGGGAAGAGTCGACGGGGGTGTTGGAGCTGTCGAGTATGTGGTTCCTGTCGCCTAGGTTGGCGCCTTCCAGGATTTCGGTGGCATAGGAGCCGGCGATCTCCGACAGATGCACTCTGGTTTCCTCGCCGAGGTTCACGTCGTCGAGGGTGGTCATGACGGTGAAGGCGAAGCGGGAGGCTTCGGGGGTGTGTGCGCCGTCTTTTTCGTTGTAGGCGCCGGAGGCGGCGGCCAGGAGTTTGCCGAAGGCGTCGGCGGAGGTGGGGTCGGTCGAGGTGCGGGTATTGAGGGTTCTGAGGAAGGTGGCGAGGTCGGGTCGTTTGTCGGGGGTGGGGGGTGTGGGAGGGACGAGGGTGGTGAAGGTGTCTTTGGGGAGGGGGGTGTCTTTGGTGGCCAGGGCTATGGCCAGGCGAGCTGCGCTGGGGTCTTCGGCCAGAGCGTTGAGGTAGGGGGTCAGGGTTTTGCCGGTGGCTTTGGCGTCGAGGGTGAAGATCTGGGCCGCGGCTACTTGAGCGAGCCATTCAGTGGGGAAGCGGCCGGTGGAGATCAGGTCGCCGATGGCCTGCTGGTCGTTGTGGGACTCGGCTCGGTTCTTCATGGCGTTGGCGATGGTGGCGAAGCCGGGGGTGGCGGTGCCTGCGGTGACGGCGGTGGCGAAGGCTTTGCTGACGGTGTCCACTGCGGAGTCGTCGCTTTCCTGGAGGCCGCGGCGCAGGTGGTGGCGGAGGGTGAGGGTGTGGCGCAGGCCGAGGGTGGCGAAGAAGGCGGCGGTGACGTTGGGGTCGGCGGTGTGGTCGGCGAGGGTGTCGATGATGTGCTGGTACTTCTCGTCGAGGCCTGGGTCGAACAAGGCGCCGGGGTCGATGGTCTTGTACCGGGTGGCCAGTGCGGTGCCTAGTGCTCGGGCCTCGGCGGGGGTGAGGTGGGTTTCCTCTTTGTAGGGGATCAGGTGGGGGGTGCCTTCGGGGGTCCAGCCGGGAAGGTTGCTGGTGGCGCGGGCTGTTTCGTTACGGCGGCGGAGTTCGACGAGTTTTGTGTCGATCCAGTGTTCTATTTCGGTTATGGGGTTGAGGGAGGAGGTGGGGAGTGCGGCGGCATTGAGGGCCAGGCGGATGGCTTCTGTGTGTTCTGCGATCTGGCTGCGTGCGTGGTCGAGGGTGTTTATGAAGGCGTCCATCTGGGGTGGGTCCATGCCGGTGAAGTCGGGGGACAGGGGGCCGGTGCCTGGTTGCGGTTGTCCCATGTCTTCGCCCCCTGTGGATGCGTTGATGGTCCTGTCTTCACGTCCCACGGATGTGTCGATGGCCCCGGTTCCGCGCTCTGCCGATCTGTTGATTTCCCCGTCTTCACGGTAACGCAGGTGGGGGTGGGTGCGGCGTGGAGTTCAGCGGGGGAGCTGCTCGGTTGACGGGAGGTCGGGGAGGGTGGGGTCGGCCAGGTCGGCTTGGAGGCCTGCTTGGTGGCCTTTGTGGTAGCCGGTGGGGTTCAGGGAGGTTTGTCGGGCTTTACGGAGGCCGGGGAAGCGGCGGGTGAATTCTTGGATGACCAGGGGTTTTCGGTCGGCCAGGACCAGGGCGGCGGTGGTGTCTTTCAGGTCTTCGGCCAGTTGGGTGGTCTGGGTGTGGATTTTGGTGGCCACTCCGGCGCCGAAGCCTACGTAGAAGGCGCGGCGGAAGGATTTGGTGGCGGATTCACGGTTCGCCGCAGGAGGCGGGGTGTAGGTGGCGAGAGCCGGTTTTACGTGGATTTCCATTTGGAGGGTCAGGGACGGCAGGAGGAGACGGAGGCTGTCCAGCACCGGGGTGGGGCCGATGATGGTCATGGTGACCCGGACGGCGGCGCGGATGCCTCGGCCCTGGGGGGTCGTCCAGTGCTGGGCCGCCTTGCAGCCCATGGCGTCGCAGACGAGGTGGAGGGACCAGCAGCGTTCCCTGGCGTGGCCGCCGCGGTTGGAGACGTCGAACTCCAGTGCGTCG
The window above is part of the Sphaerisporangium rubeum genome. Proteins encoded here:
- a CDS encoding DUF2786 domain-containing protein, with product MISHRPDPRDQETRPLTSTGQAHLDKIMERVRRLLDLAEHPATGEEEAAVASAHAAALMLRHGLDASAVRRHATGRPEQIDALEFDVSNRGGHARERCWSLHLVCDAMGCKAAQHWTTPQGRGIRAAVRVTMTIIGPTPVLDSLRLLLPSLTLQMEIHVKPALATYTPPPAANRESATKSFRRAFYVGFGAGVATKIHTQTTQLAEDLKDTTAALVLADRKPLVIQEFTRRFPGLRKARQTSLNPTGYHKGHQAGLQADLADPTLPDLPSTEQLPR